The Mercenaria mercenaria strain notata chromosome 8, MADL_Memer_1, whole genome shotgun sequence genome has a segment encoding these proteins:
- the LOC123566603 gene encoding uncharacterized protein LOC123566603 isoform X1: MDLEDVNTFLNNDRQKPKGKKWRKERMSGKILGNYVINGRIGHGGTACVYQAECHGKINACKVTDGKYSDGLLKEYEILRSLEHQNILKVFDCIACNRVVVMAIERLPASDLHDFIIRKWPVPSEVRRKYTKQIVSAVEHMHYKDIAHCDLKLENMLIDTTGDIKIIDFGSALRVSEATYDDFAYIATTPEYLPPEIFCASADDTYDIRAIDEWSVGIVLFIMLTGRFPFGEVDQTKIAKYIKKMRSVRSFELRKSEERFLYFEHDYLEIVRGLLAFKPENRLPVSKALSMAYFTKGMDIEDIEKEIDDDFSAIFDDI, translated from the exons ATGGACTTGGAGGATGTAAACACATTTTTG AACAATGATCGACAGAAACCGAAAGGCAAAAAATGGAGAAAAGAGCGAATGAGCGGAAAGATCCTTgggaattatgttataaatgGACGAATCGGACACGGAGGTACAGCATGTGTGTACCAAGCGGAATGTCATGGAAAAATAAATGCTTGTAAAGTAACAGACGGGAAGTACAGCGATGGTCTTCTCAAGGAGTATGAAATATTGCGATCACTTgaacatcaaaatattttgaaagtttttgacTGTATAGCCTGCAACAGAGTGGTTGTCATGGCAATTGAACGTTTACCAGCAAGCGATCTGCATGATTTTATAATTCGAAAATGGCCAGTTCCGTCCGAAGTTAGGCGCAAGTATACGAAGCAAATTGTTTCTGCTGTTGAACATATGCATTACAAGGACATCGCTCATTGTGATCTTAAACTTGAAAACATGTTGATCGATACGACAGGGGATATCAAGATAATAGACTTTGGTTCAGCTCTTAGAGTTTCTGAAGCAACATATGACGATTTTGCGTATATTGCAACAACACCAGAATATTTACCGCCGGAGATTTTTTGCGCATCTGCAGACGACACTTACGACATCCGGGCAATAGACGAATGGAGTGTGGGCATAGTTCTGTTTATCATGCTAACCGGACGTTTCCCATTTGGCGAAGTGGACCAGACAAAAATTGCCAAGTACATAAAGAAAATGCGGTCTGTTAGATCGTTTGAGTTACGAAAAAGTGAGGAACGGTTCTTGTACTTTGAACATGACTATTTAGAAATTGTACGTGGACTTCTTGCATTTAAACCGGAAAATCGACTACCGGTATCAAAAGCTCTTTCAATGGCATATTTTACAAAAGGAATGGATATTGAAGATATTGAGAAGGAAATCGATGATGACTTTAGTGCAATTTTTGACGATATATAA
- the LOC123566603 gene encoding uncharacterized protein LOC123566603 isoform X2, whose product MVFSFQVKNNDRQKPKGKKWRKERMSGKILGNYVINGRIGHGGTACVYQAECHGKINACKVTDGKYSDGLLKEYEILRSLEHQNILKVFDCIACNRVVVMAIERLPASDLHDFIIRKWPVPSEVRRKYTKQIVSAVEHMHYKDIAHCDLKLENMLIDTTGDIKIIDFGSALRVSEATYDDFAYIATTPEYLPPEIFCASADDTYDIRAIDEWSVGIVLFIMLTGRFPFGEVDQTKIAKYIKKMRSVRSFELRKSEERFLYFEHDYLEIVRGLLAFKPENRLPVSKALSMAYFTKGMDIEDIEKEIDDDFSAIFDDI is encoded by the exons ATGGTTTTTTCCTTTCAAGTGAAA AACAATGATCGACAGAAACCGAAAGGCAAAAAATGGAGAAAAGAGCGAATGAGCGGAAAGATCCTTgggaattatgttataaatgGACGAATCGGACACGGAGGTACAGCATGTGTGTACCAAGCGGAATGTCATGGAAAAATAAATGCTTGTAAAGTAACAGACGGGAAGTACAGCGATGGTCTTCTCAAGGAGTATGAAATATTGCGATCACTTgaacatcaaaatattttgaaagtttttgacTGTATAGCCTGCAACAGAGTGGTTGTCATGGCAATTGAACGTTTACCAGCAAGCGATCTGCATGATTTTATAATTCGAAAATGGCCAGTTCCGTCCGAAGTTAGGCGCAAGTATACGAAGCAAATTGTTTCTGCTGTTGAACATATGCATTACAAGGACATCGCTCATTGTGATCTTAAACTTGAAAACATGTTGATCGATACGACAGGGGATATCAAGATAATAGACTTTGGTTCAGCTCTTAGAGTTTCTGAAGCAACATATGACGATTTTGCGTATATTGCAACAACACCAGAATATTTACCGCCGGAGATTTTTTGCGCATCTGCAGACGACACTTACGACATCCGGGCAATAGACGAATGGAGTGTGGGCATAGTTCTGTTTATCATGCTAACCGGACGTTTCCCATTTGGCGAAGTGGACCAGACAAAAATTGCCAAGTACATAAAGAAAATGCGGTCTGTTAGATCGTTTGAGTTACGAAAAAGTGAGGAACGGTTCTTGTACTTTGAACATGACTATTTAGAAATTGTACGTGGACTTCTTGCATTTAAACCGGAAAATCGACTACCGGTATCAAAAGCTCTTTCAATGGCATATTTTACAAAAGGAATGGATATTGAAGATATTGAGAAGGAAATCGATGATGACTTTAGTGCAATTTTTGACGATATATAA